TGGACTTGTGGTGGGGTTGTAAGTACTCATCCTTAGATTAAGTCGCCTTTGGTATATGCAGTAACAGTATTACAAATTCCAGCAAAAGCACACCAGTAACAACATAGAACATCAACAGCAATGCAGATTCATGtttagcccaaaaaaaaaaaagcaatggcTTAGTTCAAAATGGAACAGCAAGTAACCTTATAGCACAACAGTTTCAACACCAAGATATGTAGGAGCTTAATTCATCAGATGCAATGGCCAAATCACAAATACAACAACAGCCCATAAAATGTAGTAGCACATGTCGTTCACTATTAGGCCAAAATGCAGCAAATTAGGAATTTCGATAAGCCCCCAAGTTATGCAAAATGTAACTTCTTAGAATAATGGTTTTACATATACAAAGACTCAATCGAAGTAGCCAATTTACATTGCAATTTTCCTACTAAAACGTATTTCTTATTCCAAGCAAATCATTCTTATAGACAAGTTAATAAACAGTAATTGAAAACCATGAAACGACATTGGTAATTCATAGATTGTATTCAACCATCTTTATTGGCATTCAAGTTCAAAGGAAACAAACACGATCAACACCTATATATTAGAAAGTTAAGAATAAACCTGCTCATTTGTCAACGTCAAGAATATACTTTTCTGCATGAGATAGCACTTCTCAATAATTTGAAGATCTTGTGATCCTCCAAAGGAACTATTGGAGATATGGTGAGATATAGTCTACATTTCTGCacaatttttcagcatttctgcacagcgtttcagcatttcttcacaatttttcagcatttctgcactgcgtttcagcatttctgcacgatTTTCTAAACTACGTTTCAGTATTTTTTTAGTGTTGTGCTTCAGCAGTGATTTTTTTCTGCACTGCATTTTTCGCATTTCTGCAtaggtttttcagcatttctgtacTAAGTTTCAGCATTTTAGTACAATATTTTTAGCATTTTTGCACTGCATttcagaaatgctgaaacgcagtgcagaaatgctgaaaacgcAGTGCAAaaatgctgaaaaactgtgcagaaatgctgaaacgttgtgcagaaatgctgaaacgcagtgcagaaatgctgaaaaattgtgcagaaatgctgaaacgcagtgcagagatgctgaaaaactgtgcagaaatgctgaaacgctgtgcagaaatgctgaaaattgtgcagaaatgctgaaacgcagtgcagaaatgctgaaaacgcagtgtagaaatgctgaaaaactagCATTTTTGCACTGCATTTCATTAGCATTAGCAGTACAAAAATGCTAAAAATACTGTACTAAAAGCACACCAGTAACAACATAGAACATCAACAGCAATGCAGCTTTTATAAAAGATACACAAAGACTAACCACAGTGATGCTAAAGAAAATCACCTCCAATGCATAAATATGACTGCAATTTGCGGATACCATTTATGCGGATGACTGCAATTTGAAATCGATTACAGTAGAAATATCATAGTACAACAGTAGATGATATACTTTTTTTATCTTTTAATATGTACAAACAAAAAGGTTCATATATACTTTCATGCAGTAAACAAGAAATGAGATACAATTCTTATGTAAGGTCTGTAAAATCAACTTTTCTAGCAGCAGTGGAACTGCTGAATTGCCTTAAGAAATTACAAATACCAAAAGAAGCTTCAGTTTCCATATTCCAAGGGAGAAAATAATACTCCACACCACCTGTCCAACAAGAAAGTGCTAGAATCATTAATTATCGGTTGGCTGCTATAGTCTTGCAACTACAACTTCATAGTGTTACAAATCACCAAATAGCAAAGGGCATATTATACTCCGCAAGTAGAATCAGTAAAGCACAGAAACATAAACTTGGCATGATGTCAATCTATGCCTGCACACATAGCTACAATACAAAATGAGCAAGAACTGCCGAAACGCCCCAAATAGACTCAGCAGAAATCATTCTCACCGTTTTGTCAATAATAATTGAATTTTGACATGAGTAATCGTACTAGTTCTCCACAATACAGCATGAACATTTTAATAACAAAATGACGGAAGGAGATCTAGGAACTACGCAGATCTTGCAGTCTCAATAAATGTCATTTAAAAAAAGTATATCATCTTCTATGTTTTAACAAAATGCAGTCATTTCTTTGCCTTCTAAAagacaacaatcatgtcaagtgTAACAGCTTCTATCAAATGCACAACTATATATTAAGAGCAATAGTTTTACCCCAACATACAACAGCAAAATGACTAAAAGTGCAGCAATTTTTATTCAGGATTTTCGCAATGTAGCATCAATTCTTGTTTGGCAAAAGTAGGCACCAATCAAGTATAGGAGTTTCTATCTCAAAGACCACATATGTTTGTTGTAAATGCAATCATTCAAACACAGTAAACAACTCTCAAAGTGCAGATACAAAACTCATTCAAATGTAGTAGCAGTTCATCAAATAGCAAAGTAAGGCACAAAATATGTCTCCACTATAGCAGTTGCTTGCCTAAAAAACAATCAGCAACCTGACACTTATTTCAGCTTCTAAAGATGCAGTAACATTtcaagtactataagtcacaatattttATACTAAACATTGTTTACATATAAATATATGAACAATCTATGTAACAAACAGTGTGTATTCACTAATGGGGTTGAATTgtttacatataaatatataaacaATCTATGTAACAAACAGAGTGTATTGACTAATGGGGTTGATAAAAAATTCACCTTTGGACCCATAGTGACTTTAACAGCATCAGCAAGTTCTTCAATACCTTGAAGCATTGCAGCTCGAGCTTCAACACCAAATCTAGTATCCTTTGCAGCATAACTTCCACTCCAATTTAACCTTCCACCAATCTGCAACAAAAACCATTTATAAACAGACAATCCAAAATACAGCTCTTCTTGatctataccaaaaaaaaaaaaagtatcttgCAAAATAGTACTCACTTGTTGGGTGTTGGTTCTTGCCACTCTGTACAAAACAAGAAAATGGGTATTTGTTAAAAGTAATAAAGATTGCATTTTTCTaacacaaaaaagaaaaacaagaaaatggGTATTTCTTAAAAGTAATAAAGAATACATTTTTCTAACAGAAAAATCCAAGTTATAAAATGTGAATATTACCTGGCTTTGGAAGCAAGATTTGCTACAAAACGATACATTTTGCTAATGAGAAATGCTGCTAAGAGAGAAGAACAAGCTGAAATAACTTATTGAAACAGAAAATATCATTCaccttttagttaaaaaaaatgacaaactgaaacaaaaaaaatcgagtaagaaacccagttcactaacactgatttcaaatcacagaatataaagaatgttgagttcttcaagctttttctCGACATGCAACGAATTAAAATAAACTTTAACCATCAAATAATATTATCCTACAAGATTTAGCACAAACAAAGGTCGAATTtccattttcatcagattttggccgaaatagagattcccaacacttaaccttcaaataaattataaacccaACAGTTTTCAACACACCCAACTTCGATTTTAGCCCAAAAAAATACTTAAAGACACTCTGTCCTTTAGATAATAAGCAAGAAAACACAGATAGATTTAATGTCAGAAAATACAAAGAAGgagataaagaagaaagaaactgcccataaacatagaaaaatcaaaacatacctttcctttagataaaagttgcagtagaagaagagaaaaacacaatagaaaccctagattcacattattttgatctatgttgtgctctctctctctatgttAGCAATTTCGCACAGTCTATCTCTCTATCCGTGTTGGCTGCTGTgtttggaaatgaaataatgtgtaCCCTAGCTAggagatatctttttttttttttacatttaacGACGGAATAGCGACGGATTTTATATTCCGTCGCTAAATAATACATTCATTtcttttaataattaatattGCAACAAAATATTCCGTTgctgcaaatatatatttttttgtagaAAATTTAAAGGCCTAGCGACGGATATTTCGTTGCTGAATCTGTcgctaattaaaaataaaatttgtcgcgCCTCTTCTGTTGCTAAATCTGTAGTGAAATTTAAGGCGCCAAAAATTCGCGCTAATTATTAGTAACGAAACTCAGTTTTCGTTGCTAATCCATCACTATATAATGAGATAaaattttagttgcttttctTGCGACAAAATGAGAAATCCGTAGCTAATCCGTCGTTAATTAGCGATAGAATATGGTCTGtcgctaatattccgtcactaaatgctgattttttagtagtgatatgcaacgaaatgcaacaaaatTTACATTATAAAGAACTCTAACCGGTCATTGTTATCTTCGGGTGATCGTTTACAAgcaagagccattttttttttattttgcatttcgcaAATTATCCAAAATCTTCGACTGAGACttaaaaattcatttactatccAAAAAATGTCGAACAAAAAAGAGAACACTCCTGGAAGCTCTTCCTCACCTTTTGCTTGGGCATTCCCGGAAAACAGAAATGATAGCTCAAGTTCAGAGTCACCCAACAGCGACTGGGGAACATGGGATCCATATGATTTTGAGATGGACATGTACAACCCGCACATGCTTGACGAACGAGAGGATGATTTTAGGATGCTGAAAAAATCAGATCCATGTGAGTACTACTGCGGATTACGCCGTGAATGGGAGCATAGGTATCATGAGTCAAATATGCTCATGAATGAGCTTGAGCAACTGGGGGCACCCAAGCCACGTTGATTCTCTGTGTGGATGGAACGCGGGGATATGGTAGAATATGAGATAGCTGTGAAACAAATTCGAAAGGAGAATAATAGGATGTTGGTGAGACGTTGTAGGTACTATATCCTTAAGCTCGCTGAAGAACAAGCTGCAGCAACAAATCGCATGCTAACAGAACATGAAAGAGCAAGTGTTTTAGCACACGAACTTTACAAATCGGATGATGACATGCCTAACGAACTCCCTTAGATCAACTATGTGTTAtgttttttaattttcaattataatgtaattttatgttcatTCAATAAAGTGTTGTGGAAGTTCTATCCAACAATAACTGTTAAATTAAAGACAAAATTAAACTCTACAATACGAACCGTTTATATTTTAAAGTAAGGACGACAACATATTATTGAAGGACGACAACATATTATTGAAGATTACATAAGATAACAAAGATTacataaaataacaataacatagaactcatgaaaaaacTTAACAgtaaacaaccaacaacaactactgagtaCGATTGGGGCAACGATTTTTGTTATGACCGGTTTGCCTGCAAGTTCCACACctcctagccatgcgagcaggagcaatatccatttcattcctccttctagttgttctctgggctccagaagttcgctcgtatgcagtgtttgcaattaaacagAAGGGACTTGcaggccaatatgcctcatcacccaaggGAAAAAACTTTCCACTGTATGTTTGCTTGTAATACCTACAACTGTAGTACTTACTAACATAGTCCTTAGGCTGAATTTTATGGATCCGACAGAATTTAATTGCATgggaacatggcatgtggtagtTTTTCCATTTCCCACACGAACATTTTTTTCCATTGTCAGAGACTTTATGGACATTTCCACCCTTACtttcgtgtgcaaatgtcagaatctcgaATACCCCAGTCACAATGTTGTAGTTCATCATATCAGTGTGCATGGCGGCCCTATCCCAATATTCATGAAACTTCTTATCAACACCGGGCGGCCAAGTCTTCTTATTTACCATTAGTAGAGCAGCAAGTGCGCTTCTTTTAACAAAATGATCAATAAGATTTTTAAAGGTCAAGCGAACCATGGCAGTAACAGGCAATCCAcgggctttcttcaataaaccgttgtaagactcagagacatttgtcgtcatagccccccacctataACCACCGTCCTTATACAATGTCCATTTTTCCTTCGGAAGCTCGTTTAACCACATATGCGCTGCAGGTGACAAAGTTTTGATTTGTTGCATCTTCATTTGGtatttcttcttctggtgctTTGTAGcagccaaccacattagcttctcaagatcagagttaagaaactttttgttaaagttgctttttaaatgtcgaacacaaaatctatgatgTGTGGTGGGTGGCTGTAACCATTCATGTGTCATTACACATTGCAAGATCCCTTGGTGACGGTCAGAAATTAGTCCAATGCCTTTTCTATCACAAACAACATGTCTCCATAATAAACTAAGAAACCAAGTCTATGACTCATAGCTCTCACGTGCAactatagcatatgcaagtggaaaaatatttccgtttgcatcaatgccaacagcaatcaacaatttcatctcatacttactaTAGACATGGGTGTCATCTATTGAGATGACcggcctgcaacttttgaatccatcgatacttggtttaaaggcccagaaaagatacttgaagatgtgttcgccttgcattgtagttgactcGTGTGTCCACTCAACAATAGTGCCCGGATTGAAATGTTCTAGGGCAACCATGTATCGAGGCAATGCCCTAAAAGAACCTTCGAAAT
The nucleotide sequence above comes from Lycium barbarum isolate Lr01 chromosome 3, ASM1917538v2, whole genome shotgun sequence. Encoded proteins:
- the LOC132633967 gene encoding uncharacterized protein LOC132633967 isoform X1: MYSLLLLRNTHFLVFLFCVRKMQSLLLLTNTHFLVLYRVARTNTQQIGGRLNWSGSYAAKDTRFGVEARAAMLQGIEELADAVKVTMGPKVVWSIIFSLGIWKLKLLLVFVIS
- the LOC132633967 gene encoding chaperonin CPN60-like 1, mitochondrial isoform X2, translating into MYRFVANLASKARVARTNTQQIGGRLNWSGSYAAKDTRFGVEARAAMLQGIEELADAVKVTMGPKVVWSIIFSLGIWKLKLLLVFVIS